Proteins encoded within one genomic window of Gloeobacter kilaueensis JS1:
- a CDS encoding ATP-binding protein, giving the protein MNATPVEPVSILLVDDRSENLLALQAVLGGLGQNLVTARSAQEALRCVLRQDFALILLDVQMPGMDGFEAARLIRSRPRSHSTPIIFLTAYSSSDSLVFRGYSLGAVDYLFKPIDPAILVSKVSVFVELFQRTAEVQRQAQALSAMNDRLLRSEERLIDFLDNAGDLIQIVTIEGRLLYVNQSWQRTLGYQPADIEAITCFDVVLPEERAALVQLFERLQDEPASRRIEVTLLSRNGRAIPTEGSFNCRFEDGKLQAIRCIFHDLSERRQIEEARAQALIEQMAREQAEAASRTKDEFLAMVSHELRTPLNAVLGWSQLLLRRRLDEAATERALDAIERNARLQLQLVEDLLDISRIVTGKLHLDLRPVNLSEVLEFAMGTIRSNAEARQIQLHNPSAGSALHHYRVMGDSNRLSQVFWNLLSNAVKFTPNGGSVEVSLLRSTDTVTINVSDTGIGIRPEFLPHVFERFRQADSSSTRQHGGLGLGLAIVRHLVELHGGTIAVTSGGEGQGTTFTVELPALGEPQEHPACETTGSPQASHS; this is encoded by the coding sequence ATGAATGCAACCCCCGTCGAGCCGGTCAGTATTCTGCTAGTCGATGACCGGTCCGAAAATTTGCTGGCGCTCCAGGCGGTCCTGGGCGGATTGGGTCAGAATCTGGTGACGGCCCGCTCGGCCCAGGAGGCGCTGCGCTGTGTGCTCCGCCAGGACTTTGCTTTGATCTTGCTCGATGTGCAGATGCCCGGCATGGACGGGTTCGAGGCGGCCCGCCTCATTCGCTCGCGTCCGCGATCGCACAGCACGCCGATCATCTTTCTCACCGCCTACAGCAGCAGCGATAGCCTCGTCTTTCGGGGCTACTCTCTAGGAGCCGTCGATTACCTCTTCAAGCCGATCGATCCGGCGATCCTGGTCTCAAAAGTGAGCGTCTTCGTCGAGTTGTTTCAGAGGACCGCCGAGGTCCAGCGTCAGGCCCAGGCGCTGAGCGCGATGAACGACCGACTGCTGCGCAGCGAAGAACGTCTCATCGACTTTCTCGACAACGCTGGAGATCTGATCCAGATCGTAACGATCGAGGGCCGCCTGCTCTACGTCAACCAGAGCTGGCAGCGCACCCTGGGCTATCAGCCAGCCGATATCGAGGCAATTACCTGCTTCGATGTCGTCCTGCCGGAGGAGCGCGCCGCCCTCGTGCAGCTATTCGAGCGCCTGCAGGACGAGCCGGCATCGCGCCGTATTGAAGTCACCCTGCTCAGCCGCAATGGCCGGGCGATCCCGACCGAAGGCAGCTTCAACTGCCGCTTCGAGGACGGCAAACTCCAGGCGATCCGCTGCATCTTCCACGATCTGAGCGAGCGCCGCCAGATCGAAGAAGCCCGCGCCCAGGCGCTCATCGAACAGATGGCCCGCGAGCAGGCAGAAGCAGCCAGCCGTACCAAAGACGAATTTCTGGCAATGGTCTCCCACGAACTGCGTACACCCCTCAACGCCGTACTGGGCTGGTCACAACTGCTGTTGCGCCGTCGCCTCGACGAGGCCGCCACCGAGCGCGCCCTCGATGCAATCGAGCGCAACGCCCGGCTGCAGCTGCAACTTGTCGAAGATCTGCTCGATATTTCGCGCATCGTCACCGGCAAACTCCACCTCGACCTGCGGCCTGTCAATCTGAGCGAAGTGCTCGAATTTGCGATGGGCACGATCCGGTCCAACGCCGAAGCGAGGCAAATCCAGCTCCACAACCCGTCTGCCGGGAGCGCCCTCCACCACTACCGGGTGATGGGCGACAGCAACCGCCTCTCCCAGGTCTTCTGGAACCTGCTCTCCAACGCCGTCAAATTCACACCCAACGGCGGCAGCGTCGAAGTGAGCCTGCTGCGATCGACCGATACCGTCACGATCAATGTCAGCGACACCGGCATCGGCATCCGGCCCGAATTTTTGCCCCACGTCTTCGAGCGTTTTCGCCAGGCCGACAGCAGCAGCACCCGCCAGCACGGCGGCCTTGGCCTCGGTCTTGCGATCGTGCGCCACCTCGTCGAACTGCACGGCGGCACGATCGCAGTGACAAGCGGTGGCGAGGGCCAGGGAACGACTTTTACCGTCGAGCTACCCGCCCTCGGCGAGCCCCAGGAGCATCCGGCCTGCGAAACGACTGGCTCCCCCCAGGCAAGCCATTCTTGA
- a CDS encoding VgrG-related protein, whose translation MQNYNSRPNVKIEGVEGEENEFLVRDIQQICVEESLNLPDAFTIILHNPFTPGDVKDKHHWLSHPALKVGAKIKFGFRSTTTMAGEFSKQTENPALLEGEITGIEAHYTEDPSAPVVLRGYDMSHRLHRGRYNRSFINMTDSDIVRKIIGEVGLQAGEIEDSGAPHDYVFQENQTNMAFLRDRASRIGFELYVQDSKVHFHKPKSDGEADTLLQWGKRLQSFRTRMTAAEQVKSVEVRSWDYKEKKAIVGTAEAPQLVTQTGYTIAGKADEPFGTNAKLTVVDHPVFSPEEADIMAQAVCDEMGGEGVYADARCEGEPTVRPGKIVNLTQMGDQHSGKYYVTDARHFYHDNVYTTEFSVRGTRGGNMMSNLGSQPKLKPGQTNLVGIVTNNKDPEGMGRIKVKFPTLTEEHESNWARVVGPGAGPEHGIWWLPEVNDEVLVCFEHGDIHRPYVVGGVWNGKDKPPDKQDDSVTPVHLRTMKTRVGHYMRMVDEDTSPDKVGIYLRTKKMFMIEMNETDEFINIKTPGGHYIKLNDQDGSIEIHSTGELNINSQGSTTINASGNMSVSSSGPMTIQGAQISIN comes from the coding sequence ATGCAAAACTATAATTCAAGGCCCAATGTCAAGATTGAGGGCGTCGAAGGCGAAGAGAATGAGTTCCTTGTTCGAGATATCCAGCAGATTTGTGTCGAAGAAAGTTTGAACTTGCCTGATGCTTTCACGATCATCCTGCACAATCCATTTACGCCGGGCGATGTGAAGGATAAACATCATTGGCTGAGCCATCCAGCCTTGAAGGTTGGCGCGAAGATCAAATTTGGCTTTCGCTCCACCACGACTATGGCTGGCGAATTTAGCAAACAAACAGAGAATCCTGCTTTGCTGGAAGGCGAAATCACTGGTATTGAAGCTCACTACACTGAAGATCCTTCTGCTCCTGTCGTCCTGCGCGGCTACGACATGTCTCACCGCCTGCATCGCGGACGCTATAACCGCTCCTTCATCAACATGACGGACTCTGACATCGTTCGCAAGATCATCGGTGAGGTGGGTTTACAGGCAGGAGAGATCGAAGACAGCGGCGCTCCCCATGACTATGTTTTTCAAGAAAACCAGACAAACATGGCGTTTCTTAGGGATCGCGCATCTCGAATCGGCTTTGAGCTATACGTTCAAGATAGTAAGGTGCATTTCCACAAGCCCAAGAGCGACGGTGAAGCGGATACCTTGCTGCAGTGGGGCAAACGACTTCAATCTTTTAGAACGCGAATGACCGCTGCAGAGCAGGTAAAATCCGTCGAGGTCCGTAGCTGGGATTACAAGGAGAAGAAGGCAATTGTTGGAACAGCGGAGGCACCCCAGCTAGTTACGCAAACTGGTTACACGATTGCTGGGAAGGCAGATGAGCCTTTTGGTACCAATGCCAAGCTGACAGTCGTCGATCACCCCGTCTTCAGTCCTGAAGAAGCAGACATCATGGCACAGGCCGTCTGCGACGAGATGGGGGGTGAAGGTGTCTACGCCGATGCCCGTTGTGAAGGTGAGCCAACGGTTCGACCGGGTAAGATAGTCAATCTGACTCAAATGGGCGATCAGCACAGTGGCAAGTACTACGTCACTGACGCTCGGCACTTCTACCACGACAATGTTTACACCACGGAGTTCAGCGTTCGGGGAACCCGTGGCGGTAACATGATGAGCAACCTTGGGTCGCAACCCAAGCTCAAGCCTGGTCAGACAAATCTTGTAGGAATCGTCACCAACAACAAAGACCCTGAAGGCATGGGTCGAATCAAAGTCAAGTTTCCAACTTTGACCGAAGAACACGAGAGCAACTGGGCACGGGTAGTCGGTCCCGGCGCTGGGCCGGAGCATGGCATCTGGTGGCTGCCAGAAGTCAACGATGAAGTGTTGGTCTGTTTCGAGCACGGTGATATTCATCGTCCTTATGTCGTCGGCGGTGTCTGGAATGGCAAGGACAAGCCACCGGACAAGCAGGACGACAGTGTTACTCCAGTGCATCTACGCACAATGAAGACGCGAGTCGGCCACTACATGCGCATGGTCGATGAAGATACCTCACCAGACAAAGTGGGCATCTACCTGCGGACCAAGAAGATGTTCATGATTGAGATGAACGAGACAGACGAGTTCATCAACATCAAGACACCCGGCGGCCACTACATCAAGCTCAACGATCAAGATGGCAGCATTGAAATCCACTCGACAGGAGAACTGAACATTAATTCTCAGGGTTCAACGACAATCAACGCCTCTGGAAACATGAGTGTCAGCTCTTCTGGACCAATGACGATCCAGGGAGCACAGATAAGCATTAATTAG